In Fervidobacterium nodosum Rt17-B1, one genomic interval encodes:
- a CDS encoding recombinase family protein, which translates to MAVSKNVMIIPAIKRMGNNRKEDETPKLRVAAYCRVSTDSDEQASSYEVQIEHYTEFIKKNSEWEFAGIFADDGISGTNTKNRDEFNRMIDECMAGKIDMVITKSISRFARNTLDCLQYIRKLKDKNVAVYFEKENINTLDAKGEIMLTIMASLAQQESQSLSQNVKLGYQYRYQQGEVMVNCSRFLGYTKDENKRLVIVPEEAEIVKRIYREYLEGSSMDKIKKGLETDGILTGAGKKRWHTSTIRKILSNEKYIGDALLQKTYTVDFLTKKRVVNNGIVPQYYVENNHEAIIPREIFMQVQEELVRRSRGHISTSGKKRNFSSNHVFSQIIFCGECGEIYRRVHWNNRGKKSIVWRCVSRLENTGLTCHSRTVLEDMIGIATVEAINKLIGQKDGFLTILKENIETVISETGNNVVSEIDKKLEELQKDLLRLANSKEDYNDIADEIYRLREERHKALAEEAGKKGSKQRLEDMEKFLNEQSTLLEEYDEQLVRRLIEKITVYDDKLTIEFKSGVEIDIEK; encoded by the coding sequence ATGGCAGTTAGTAAAAATGTAATGATTATACCTGCAATAAAACGCATGGGCAACAATCGAAAAGAAGATGAAACACCAAAACTTCGGGTTGCTGCTTATTGTCGAGTTTCTACCGACAGCGATGAACAAGCTAGTAGTTACGAAGTGCAGATTGAACATTATACTGAATTTATTAAGAAAAATTCAGAGTGGGAATTTGCAGGGATCTTTGCTGATGATGGTATCAGCGGTACAAATACAAAAAATCGTGATGAATTTAATCGAATGATTGATGAGTGTATGGCTGGGAAAATTGATATGGTTATTACCAAATCAATAAGCCGATTTGCTAGAAATACCTTGGACTGTCTACAATACATCAGAAAACTTAAAGATAAAAATGTTGCGGTATATTTTGAGAAAGAAAATATCAATACACTGGATGCCAAAGGTGAAATTATGCTTACCATTATGGCATCCTTAGCGCAACAAGAGAGCCAGTCACTAAGCCAGAATGTAAAGCTTGGTTACCAATACCGATACCAACAGGGAGAGGTAATGGTCAATTGTTCTAGGTTTTTAGGATATACCAAAGATGAAAATAAGCGATTAGTAATTGTGCCGGAGGAAGCTGAAATTGTTAAAAGGATTTACCGAGAGTATCTTGAAGGCTCCAGTATGGATAAAATCAAAAAAGGACTTGAAACTGATGGCATACTTACGGGAGCGGGGAAAAAAAGGTGGCATACCAGTACTATAAGGAAAATATTAAGCAATGAAAAATACATTGGTGATGCATTGCTCCAAAAAACTTATACGGTAGATTTTCTTACAAAAAAGAGGGTTGTGAATAACGGAATCGTACCTCAGTATTATGTAGAGAATAACCATGAAGCCATTATCCCGCGTGAAATTTTCATGCAGGTACAAGAAGAGTTAGTTCGTAGAAGTAGAGGACATATAAGTACTAGTGGAAAGAAAAGAAACTTTAGTTCAAATCATGTATTTTCGCAAATTATCTTCTGTGGTGAGTGTGGCGAAATATACCGTAGAGTTCATTGGAATAATCGAGGTAAAAAATCGATTGTTTGGAGATGCGTCAGTAGACTTGAGAATACAGGGTTAACTTGTCATTCCCGAACCGTGCTGGAGGATATGATAGGTATTGCTACGGTAGAGGCAATTAATAAACTAATAGGGCAAAAGGATGGCTTTTTAACTATCTTAAAGGAAAATATAGAAACAGTGATAAGTGAAACGGGCAATAATGTTGTTTCCGAGATAGATAAAAAGCTAGAGGAATTACAAAAAGACCTTTTGAGACTGGCCAATTCCAAAGAGGATTATAACGATATAGCCGATGAGATTTACAGGCTCAGAGAGGAAAGACATAAGGCTTTAGCAGAAGAAGCTGGCAAAAAAGGCTCCAAGCAAAGACTAGAAGATATGGAAAAGTTCCTAAATGAACAATCCACCCTCCTTGAGGAGTATGATGAGCAACTAGTAAGGAGACTTATAGAGAAAATAACGGTTTATGATGACAAACTAACTATTGAATTTAAATCTGGTGTAGAAATTGATATAGAAAAATAA
- a CDS encoding ArsR/SmtB family transcription factor, translating to MAKKIQPIERCDCDVIHEEIVNKVREKMPQEETLYDLAELFKVFGDSTRIKILWALDESEMCVCDIAFLLNMTQSAISHQLRVLKQAGLVKSRREGKIVFYSLEDEHVKQIFDQGLIHISEESK from the coding sequence ATGGCAAAAAAAATTCAACCAATTGAAAGATGCGACTGTGATGTAATACATGAGGAAATTGTAAATAAAGTGCGAGAAAAAATGCCTCAAGAAGAAACTCTATATGATCTAGCAGAACTATTTAAAGTTTTTGGAGATTCAACAAGAATTAAGATACTCTGGGCATTAGATGAATCAGAGATGTGCGTTTGCGATATTGCATTCTTATTAAATATGACCCAATCAGCAATTTCACATCAGCTAAGAGTCTTAAAGCAGGCTGGACTAGTAAAGAGCAGAAGAGAAGGAAAGATTGTATTCTACTCTCTTGAAGATGAACATGTAAAGCAAATATTTGACCAGGGATTAATTCATATTTCAGAAGAAAGTAAGTAA
- a CDS encoding cation transporter — protein MLKKEVILEGLDCANCAAKIEDEVNKLNGVKAYMNFMNKTLTLEIESEQEYKNILQQVKTIVHKHEPDVVVKEKSVNKSNKKVLILEGLGCANCAAKIEKEISGLEGVEFAAVDFVSKKLTLEISPKVNRSELNEKIEAIVKKIEPDVKVIFEENTSKANVKENNEEHSCKEK, from the coding sequence ATGTTAAAGAAGGAAGTAATTTTAGAAGGTTTAGATTGCGCAAATTGTGCAGCTAAAATTGAAGATGAGGTTAATAAATTAAATGGAGTCAAAGCCTATATGAACTTCATGAACAAGACATTGACTTTAGAAATTGAATCAGAGCAAGAGTATAAGAATATATTACAGCAAGTTAAAACCATAGTGCACAAGCACGAACCGGATGTGGTAGTGAAAGAAAAATCCGTTAACAAGAGCAATAAAAAAGTATTAATACTTGAAGGACTTGGCTGCGCGAATTGTGCAGCTAAAATAGAAAAAGAAATAAGCGGTCTAGAAGGAGTTGAATTTGCTGCAGTAGATTTTGTTTCGAAGAAACTAACACTGGAAATAAGTCCGAAAGTCAACCGCTCTGAGTTAAATGAGAAGATTGAAGCCATAGTAAAGAAAATAGAGCCAGATGTAAAGGTCATTTTTGAGGAGAATACATCTAAGGCCAACGTAAAAGAAAATAATGAAGAGCATTCCTGTAAGGAAAAATAG
- a CDS encoding glucodextranase DOMON-like domain-containing protein, whose amino-acid sequence MKKIKFFALMVLILSVLSLAALKIEGNKVVFTFNYPQANTVHLAGTFNNWSTNANPMRREGDLWVTELELKPGTYQYKFVIDGGKVWKEDPDAPGYTDDGFGGKNGVFTLALKDDQLVIVAPATEIKEKVEINTEREENFYIEDNTYVVIRFYKPEARYVFIAGSFNNWSMNDTECYSSGDGWWEAVLELTPGVYQYKFVVDGKDWLFDPNAPAFVDDGFGGKNGIFEVWKEDGQLKVGAPRVKQEEEPAKVELPKENTVKSVEYEIDGKLSEKEKSTAIFTGSTLKEIYVARTSTAAYVAVVLDKPARDYVGQNVLFEVYTDAPKMTASNRKTSGGTILSKPVGFRFSLNMRTWQTRKRGTFFAAAGDDSWILQANVFKSAVDDVVEIEIPYDILGIKSGENFNIYIVCSVDGKDEVLPQEGIAIKTPTMLSGNVIAKFADKIGDDYGFGTYVYPKDPAFAPYKGLWDITEVTVLENDEAYVFSIKFAEMTNPWASPKGFSHQLVNIYLDTKAGGKTSTYKEGARVQFKEPWDYFIKVAGWPDDRIVFATADGKEIPEAIIYEADPADKVIHIIVFKKYLEVKTGIKAYILSLSQDGYGTDHIRPVSKDPTQWTLGGYPVDSKDFAPYVLDTIVPEGQKQEDILKSYVPGQSYATLIPIVVK is encoded by the coding sequence ATGAAAAAGATTAAGTTTTTTGCTTTGATGGTGTTGATACTTTCTGTATTGTCACTTGCGGCATTGAAAATTGAAGGGAACAAAGTTGTCTTTACATTCAACTATCCTCAGGCAAATACGGTGCATCTTGCCGGTACATTCAACAATTGGTCAACAAACGCTAACCCAATGAGAAGAGAAGGGGATCTGTGGGTTACCGAACTTGAGCTTAAACCAGGAACATACCAATACAAATTTGTTATCGATGGTGGAAAAGTGTGGAAAGAAGACCCAGACGCTCCAGGTTACACGGATGACGGATTTGGTGGGAAAAATGGTGTTTTTACACTTGCACTCAAGGATGATCAACTAGTTATCGTTGCTCCAGCTACAGAAATTAAAGAAAAAGTTGAAATCAACACGGAAAGAGAAGAAAACTTTTATATAGAAGATAACACGTACGTTGTTATAAGATTTTACAAACCCGAAGCAAGGTACGTTTTTATTGCGGGGTCGTTCAACAACTGGAGCATGAACGATACAGAATGCTACAGCTCAGGAGATGGATGGTGGGAAGCTGTTTTGGAGCTCACACCTGGTGTGTATCAATACAAATTTGTTGTTGATGGAAAAGATTGGCTCTTTGACCCAAACGCACCTGCATTTGTTGACGATGGATTTGGTGGAAAGAACGGGATATTTGAAGTTTGGAAGGAAGATGGACAACTAAAAGTTGGAGCACCAAGAGTCAAACAGGAGGAAGAGCCAGCTAAAGTAGAATTACCAAAGGAAAATACTGTTAAAAGTGTTGAATACGAAATAGACGGGAAACTTTCCGAAAAAGAAAAATCAACTGCCATATTTACAGGTTCAACATTGAAAGAAATTTACGTTGCAAGAACATCAACTGCAGCATATGTGGCAGTTGTACTTGACAAACCAGCTAGAGATTACGTTGGACAAAATGTTCTCTTTGAAGTTTACACCGACGCACCAAAAATGACAGCGTCGAACAGAAAAACATCCGGTGGTACAATACTCAGTAAACCAGTTGGTTTCAGATTCTCACTCAACATGAGAACATGGCAAACAAGGAAACGTGGTACATTCTTCGCAGCTGCAGGAGACGATTCTTGGATACTCCAAGCAAATGTCTTCAAATCAGCAGTTGATGATGTTGTCGAGATTGAAATACCATACGATATACTCGGAATCAAAAGTGGGGAAAATTTCAACATTTACATCGTATGTTCTGTTGATGGAAAAGATGAAGTACTGCCGCAAGAAGGCATAGCTATAAAGACACCTACGATGCTTTCTGGAAATGTGATAGCAAAATTCGCCGATAAAATTGGCGATGATTACGGCTTTGGTACGTACGTTTATCCAAAAGATCCAGCTTTTGCGCCTTACAAAGGACTTTGGGACATAACAGAAGTTACCGTACTTGAAAATGACGAAGCGTACGTTTTCAGCATCAAATTTGCTGAAATGACCAACCCATGGGCGTCACCAAAAGGCTTTTCACACCAACTTGTGAACATTTACCTTGACACAAAGGCTGGTGGAAAGACGTCAACATACAAAGAAGGGGCAAGGGTACAATTCAAAGAACCTTGGGATTACTTCATAAAGGTTGCAGGATGGCCAGATGATAGAATAGTCTTTGCCACAGCCGATGGTAAAGAAATACCAGAAGCTATAATATACGAAGCCGATCCAGCAGATAAAGTGATACATATAATCGTATTCAAGAAATACCTTGAAGTGAAAACTGGTATAAAAGCATACATCTTATCACTTAGCCAAGACGGATATGGTACTGATCACATCAGACCTGTTTCAAAAGACCCAACACAATGGACACTCGGTGGATACCCCGTTGATTCAAAAGACTTTGCACCATACGTACTTGATACAATAGTTCCAGAAGGTCAAAAACAAGAAGACATACTTAAATCATATGTTCCAGGACAATCGTACGCAACATTGATACCAATCGTGGTAAAATGA
- a CDS encoding AAA family ATPase, with the protein MKELPIGVIDFKDLINGNFTYVDKTKYIYELVKRAKGYYFLSRPRRFGKSLTVSVLEYLFKGEKKLFEGTWIYDKWNWESFPVVRLDMNEIDTTSPEDTYNSLFLRLKRIAKDYDVSCVDGTISDVFYYLVQDIGRKYNKPVVLLIDEYEKPILDHISDKQKAHEMREILRQLYTKIKSLDQYLRFVFLTGITKYTKAGVFSTLNNLVDISFHEDFSQMLGYTQEEIIQYFPEYIDMACQKLNMSKDYLLEQLEKYYGGFSFDGKHFVFNPFAVLLFFFHKSFLVYWNDSGAPKFLHDYLRARKVKLEDILKKDLLISYIELTSREIEESVAKSFLVQAGYLTFYKEIDSGLYGLKIPNIDAGQSLSQMLLELNYELDIDDLNRIGVKIKDAVKKENVDGLIGGLKEILGKMSIFTP; encoded by the coding sequence ATGAAAGAACTGCCGATAGGTGTAATAGATTTCAAAGATTTAATAAATGGAAATTTTACATACGTGGATAAGACAAAGTACATATACGAACTGGTGAAAAGAGCAAAAGGATACTATTTTCTTTCCCGACCAAGGAGATTTGGGAAGAGTTTGACAGTGAGTGTACTTGAGTATTTATTCAAAGGAGAGAAAAAACTATTCGAAGGCACATGGATATACGACAAATGGAATTGGGAAAGCTTTCCTGTTGTTAGGCTGGATATGAACGAAATAGATACAACTTCACCGGAAGATACGTACAATTCTCTTTTCTTAAGATTAAAACGTATAGCCAAAGATTACGATGTTTCATGTGTTGACGGCACTATTTCCGATGTATTCTATTATCTTGTGCAGGATATAGGTCGGAAATACAACAAACCCGTTGTCTTACTCATCGATGAATACGAAAAGCCGATATTAGATCATATTTCAGACAAACAAAAGGCACACGAAATGAGAGAAATACTCAGACAACTGTACACAAAAATCAAAAGTCTTGATCAATATCTTCGCTTTGTCTTTCTCACTGGTATTACCAAATACACCAAGGCTGGTGTGTTCTCCACTTTGAACAACCTTGTTGATATATCTTTCCATGAAGATTTTTCTCAAATGCTTGGATATACACAAGAGGAAATCATTCAATATTTTCCTGAGTACATTGATATGGCTTGTCAAAAGTTAAATATGAGCAAGGATTACTTACTTGAGCAACTTGAGAAATACTATGGCGGTTTTTCTTTCGATGGAAAACACTTTGTGTTCAATCCATTTGCGGTACTTTTGTTTTTCTTTCACAAAAGCTTTCTTGTATACTGGAACGATTCAGGAGCACCGAAGTTTTTACATGATTATCTACGTGCAAGGAAAGTCAAGCTTGAAGATATCCTCAAAAAAGATTTACTCATCTCATATATCGAATTGACAAGTAGAGAAATAGAAGAGAGCGTTGCTAAATCTTTCCTTGTTCAAGCAGGATATCTGACATTTTACAAGGAAATAGACAGCGGACTGTACGGGTTAAAAATACCAAACATAGACGCTGGGCAATCATTGTCTCAGATGTTACTTGAATTGAATTACGAATTGGATATAGATGATTTAAACAGAATAGGAGTAAAGATAAAGGATGCTGTGAAAAAAGAAAACGTTGATGGGTTGATAGGTGGATTAAAAGAGATACTTGGTAAGATGAGCATATTCACCCCATGA
- a CDS encoding transposase, whose translation MQSRKEYSPEFKLTVVKEYLNGDKSQAQICEKYSISPSIFFRWLKNYKESGYDDSVFNVSRGRPGSIISDYSKIPPFIFESAGVRRDDSTNPNDTIALKRKLEYYEKILLEKEVQLRIALDQIELLKKTNSKKENQQK comes from the coding sequence ATGCAGAGCAGGAAAGAGTATTCTCCAGAGTTCAAACTTACTGTCGTCAAGGAATATCTTAACGGTGATAAGTCACAAGCGCAGATTTGTGAGAAATATTCAATCTCTCCCAGCATATTCTTCAGATGGTTGAAGAATTACAAGGAATCAGGATACGATGATTCAGTATTCAATGTCAGCAGAGGAAGGCCGGGATCAATCATATCAGATTATTCAAAGATACCGCCATTCATCTTTGAATCGGCAGGTGTTCGGAGAGACGATTCAACCAATCCGAACGACACAATTGCCTTGAAACGGAAACTTGAATACTACGAGAAGATACTGCTCGAGAAGGAAGTACAATTGAGGATAGCATTAGACCAAATAGAGTTATTAAAAAAAACAAACAGCAAGAAAGAGAATCAACAAAAGTAA
- a CDS encoding IS3 family transposase, whose translation MKYKRIGVCLRYLLGKFQMSSSTFYATTRTFFSIDWIKGKSKRRCKGYSTKVTGETISDEEIEGLLVTIYENENCNDPEYYIKTLGDKKLSKVLKRRYGIIVNHKKIYRMRKELGLIRKYKKHAKHPKKRPKDHEIGETNRYWEADIKFIPTKKDGYVPMLDIIDVRDKTIVGTHLGQKSKSKNFIECIERAIEYRKVDTKKLTIRTDNGPQFKSKATEGYLEEMGIEHEFGYKNNPNSQAYIESHHSVVEREFVQMNEFEYIEDVYNAYKAYIYFYQEIRPHGSLGYMTPSEYDELLNEQESRKGAINRVVVVKK comes from the coding sequence TTGAAGTACAAGAGAATTGGAGTATGCCTAAGATATCTTTTAGGGAAGTTTCAAATGAGTTCAAGCACATTTTACGCAACAACACGAACGTTCTTTTCAATAGATTGGATAAAGGGAAAGAGCAAAAGAAGATGCAAAGGCTACTCAACAAAGGTAACAGGGGAAACAATCAGCGACGAAGAAATAGAGGGACTTTTAGTTACGATATACGAGAATGAGAACTGTAATGATCCAGAATACTACATCAAGACACTTGGAGACAAGAAGCTCTCGAAAGTACTGAAGAGAAGATACGGAATAATAGTAAATCACAAGAAAATATACAGAATGAGGAAAGAACTCGGACTAATACGTAAGTACAAGAAACATGCAAAACATCCAAAGAAAAGGCCAAAGGATCATGAAATAGGAGAGACAAATAGATATTGGGAAGCAGACATTAAATTCATACCGACAAAGAAAGACGGATACGTACCGATGCTTGACATAATAGACGTGAGAGACAAAACGATAGTAGGGACACATTTGGGACAGAAGAGCAAATCGAAGAACTTCATAGAATGCATAGAAAGAGCGATAGAATACAGGAAAGTAGATACGAAGAAACTGACGATAAGGACAGACAATGGGCCACAATTCAAATCAAAAGCAACGGAAGGATACCTGGAAGAAATGGGAATAGAGCATGAATTTGGATACAAGAACAATCCAAACAGCCAAGCATACATAGAGTCACATCATTCAGTAGTAGAGAGAGAATTCGTACAAATGAATGAATTTGAGTACATAGAAGACGTATACAATGCATACAAAGCATACATATACTTCTACCAAGAGATAAGGCCGCACGGATCATTAGGATATATGACACCGAGCGAATATGATGAACTATTAAACGAGCAAGAAAGTAGGAAAGGCGCAATTAACAGAGTGGTGGTTGTGAAAAAATGA
- a CDS encoding PD-(D/E)XK nuclease domain-containing protein: MLIENNGVAYIIELKVDKSAKEALEQIKERRYYEGFTSKKCYLIGVSIDSRLKNIKEWTYEVIEAK, encoded by the coding sequence ATTCTGATAGAAAACAACGGGGTTGCGTATATAATTGAGCTGAAGGTTGACAAAAGTGCAAAAGAAGCGCTTGAACAGATAAAGGAAAGAAGATATTATGAAGGATTCACAAGCAAGAAATGTTATCTTATAGGTGTGAGTATAGATAGTCGGTTAAAAAACATAAAGGAATGGACCTACGAAGTTATCGAGGCAAAGTAA
- a CDS encoding pyridoxamine 5'-phosphate oxidase family protein, whose amino-acid sequence MEKFPPMRRKDRELPEQQTFEILKSGDYGVLATFNGEYPYGIPVNYAFDGEYIYIHCAKEGHKIENIKKFSNVCFTIVKSYEILPDELSTAYESVIAFGKASIVENEDEKRGALELIGKKYSNNLEKIKGEIADSIQRVSIIKIEIEHISGKSRKR is encoded by the coding sequence ATGGAGAAATTTCCACCTATGCGTAGAAAAGATAGAGAATTACCAGAACAACAAACGTTTGAAATACTCAAATCCGGTGATTATGGTGTCTTAGCAACATTTAACGGCGAATATCCATATGGGATACCAGTAAACTATGCATTTGATGGAGAGTATATCTATATTCACTGTGCTAAAGAAGGTCATAAGATAGAAAACATAAAAAAATTTTCAAACGTATGCTTTACTATTGTCAAAAGCTACGAAATTTTGCCTGATGAACTATCAACTGCATATGAAAGCGTAATTGCCTTTGGAAAAGCTTCAATAGTTGAAAATGAAGACGAAAAGCGCGGAGCACTTGAACTGATAGGAAAGAAATATTCAAATAACTTAGAGAAAATAAAAGGCGAAATCGCAGATTCAATACAGAGAGTGAGCATTATAAAAATAGAAATCGAACACATATCTGGTAAATCAAGAAAAAGATAG
- a CDS encoding DDE-type integrase/transposase/recombinase, whose protein sequence is MSIRQIRNVLISQGYSPSVSTIYQWIINLSKAIVFSPILSDIINVDEKFEKIKIGDERRNLYIFFAVSKYRIVNFVVSTNRDTFEALQLIFPCKPKLVYSDGLPSYAVACEKLNIKHKIIDSKKNQPAESRNSLLAMFTQVRRGFKKLSNVFYYIKAFVVMHNIKRELRIKHQAKNWTKIQKPLLNYLFEHHQELFALQ, encoded by the coding sequence TTGTCTATCAGACAAATTAGAAATGTTTTAATTTCTCAAGGTTACTCTCCAAGTGTATCTACTATTTATCAGTGGATCATCAATCTTTCTAAAGCTATCGTATTTTCTCCTATCCTGTCTGATATTATCAACGTCGATGAGAAGTTTGAGAAAATCAAAATCGGTGATGAAAGACGTAATTTGTACATTTTCTTTGCCGTGAGTAAGTACAGAATCGTTAACTTTGTTGTTTCCACTAATCGTGATACTTTTGAAGCTTTGCAACTAATCTTTCCATGTAAACCTAAACTTGTTTACTCTGACGGTCTACCTTCCTATGCTGTAGCTTGCGAAAAACTCAATATCAAGCACAAAATCATCGATTCAAAGAAAAATCAACCAGCTGAATCAAGAAATAGTCTTCTTGCAATGTTTACTCAAGTTAGAAGAGGATTCAAAAAATTATCGAATGTGTTTTATTACATCAAAGCGTTTGTGGTAATGCACAATATCAAAAGAGAACTAAGAATAAAACATCAAGCAAAAAACTGGACAAAGATACAAAAACCGTTACTGAATTACTTGTTTGAACACCATCAAGAACTATTTGCACTACAGTAA
- a CDS encoding glycogen/starch/alpha-glucan phosphorylase — MARNSKKLDLSTQFKYHMHHSLAEKTEYSTLLQKFFALSYSVRDLIAEKWLNTEEIIYKKKDLKIVNYLSMEFLIGRLLYNNILNLKAEDEVKELLSKYNVSLDEIALLEEDAALGNGGLGRLAACFLDSLATLGCLSYGYTIRYQYGLFKQAIENGFQKELPDDWLKNGYPWEFPKPEEAVKVRFFGRSEPYTDEKGNLKFRDCSRLFDKIMITIRIRCIILKEGYTPLHPHESRLPYAT, encoded by the coding sequence GTGGCAAGAAATAGCAAAAAACTAGACTTATCGACGCAATTTAAGTACCACATGCATCATTCCTTGGCGGAAAAAACGGAGTATTCCACGTTGCTACAGAAATTCTTTGCACTTTCCTACTCTGTTAGAGACCTGATTGCCGAAAAATGGCTCAACACAGAAGAGATAATCTACAAAAAGAAAGATCTGAAAATAGTCAATTATCTATCGATGGAATTTTTGATAGGTAGGTTGTTGTACAACAATATCTTGAACTTGAAAGCGGAAGATGAAGTTAAAGAACTTTTGAGTAAATACAACGTATCTCTCGATGAAATTGCGCTTTTGGAAGAAGATGCAGCGCTTGGTAACGGTGGACTTGGAAGACTTGCCGCCTGTTTTCTCGATTCCTTAGCCACCCTCGGTTGCCTTTCTTACGGATACACGATTAGGTATCAATACGGCCTGTTTAAACAAGCTATCGAAAATGGATTTCAAAAGGAACTCCCAGATGATTGGCTAAAGAATGGATATCCATGGGAATTTCCAAAGCCGGAAGAAGCGGTAAAGGTTAGATTTTTTGGCAGAAGTGAACCTTATACAGATGAAAAGGGTAATTTGAAATTTAGAGACTGTTCTAGACTGTTCGATAAAATTATGATAACCATCCGAATTCGTTGTATAATTCTTAAAGAGGGGTACACCCCCCTCCATCCTCACGAAAGTAGATTACCCTATGCCACGTAA
- the hisE gene encoding phosphoribosyl-ATP diphosphatase has translation MIRFKKFGEESIEVVLAAMGEDREHLIYKLADLKYHLTLLLSAKDIEWSEFVNELIRRH, from the coding sequence ATAATACGATTCAAAAAATTCGGTGAAGAAAGTATCGAAGTTGTATTGGCAGCCATGGGAGAAGATAGAGAGCATTTGATATACAAATTAGCCGATTTGAAGTACCACCTCACGTTACTGTTGTCGGCGAAGGATATTGAATGGAGTGAATTTGTAAATGAACTGATTAGGAGGCATTAG
- a CDS encoding CPBP family intramembrane glutamic endopeptidase — MKQSKDSFLNRFLSHRGRIFEYVIFVTLFVIFFSLINGAQESFVPTYGGVFYMFVIAFFEELIFRKFLYGFLRKRKNSIIAAIFSSVIFSIAHTQYYSSPLLLFNIFILGLKYCVIFDYTNSVLFTSLMHFLENVFRQKIPKQFFPIISVSYSDSAVISFVSFFLVLYFYYKKNSTLPIQKEERKKLNFMDFLQWCYLQSQHFLIILSIPFLYGYDLKKEEIFIDPKYNNIQTYVSVLFVLTSVSIFIFYFSEKFKNFFSVFMAYTYTTFWYIFLNLFLNVKEGKNIINFSILYIFLYVHLRKQKIIHKLEYILIPSLSTVLIVIEIVLKMKLSVILLSVAILVAILVRENGLLYNFLAFTISSLISRFSGDEFQIFYAYFWVIYSSILVFIFSLKYLKLASNSSKVTVSQDAC, encoded by the coding sequence ATGAAACAGTCAAAGGATAGTTTTTTAAACCGATTTTTGAGCCATCGTGGTAGAATTTTTGAATATGTAATTTTCGTAACCTTATTTGTAATATTCTTTTCTTTAATAAACGGAGCACAAGAAAGCTTTGTCCCCACATATGGTGGGGTATTTTATATGTTTGTTATTGCATTTTTTGAAGAGCTTATATTCAGGAAATTTTTGTATGGTTTTTTAAGAAAAAGGAAAAATTCCATAATCGCCGCTATATTTTCGTCAGTTATCTTTTCAATTGCGCACACACAATATTATTCTTCACCTCTTTTGTTATTTAACATTTTCATTTTGGGGTTAAAGTATTGTGTAATATTTGACTATACGAATTCCGTTCTTTTTACTTCCTTAATGCACTTTTTGGAAAATGTATTTAGGCAAAAAATTCCAAAACAATTTTTCCCTATTATATCAGTTTCCTATTCAGATTCTGCAGTTATATCTTTTGTTTCGTTCTTTTTAGTTTTGTACTTTTATTATAAGAAAAATTCAACTTTACCTATTCAAAAAGAAGAAAGAAAAAAGCTCAATTTTATGGATTTTTTGCAATGGTGTTATCTTCAATCTCAGCATTTTCTCATTATTTTGTCAATTCCGTTTTTGTACGGGTATGATTTAAAAAAAGAAGAGATATTTATTGATCCTAAGTATAACAATATTCAAACGTACGTGAGCGTTCTTTTTGTTTTAACATCAGTATCGATCTTTATTTTCTACTTCTCTGAAAAATTCAAAAATTTCTTTTCGGTGTTTATGGCATACACTTACACAACATTTTGGTACATATTTTTAAACCTCTTTCTGAATGTAAAAGAAGGAAAAAACATTATAAACTTTTCTATTTTATACATATTTCTTTATGTTCACCTAAGAAAACAAAAGATTATACATAAGCTTGAATACATTCTTATTCCAAGCCTAAGCACTGTATTAATAGTAATCGAAATTGTTTTGAAAATGAAACTTAGTGTAATACTTCTATCAGTAGCAATTTTAGTAGCAATTCTCGTACGTGAAAACGGTTTGTTGTATAATTTTTTAGCTTTTACAATTTCATCACTTATTTCAAGGTTCAGTGGGGATGAATTTCAAATTTTTTACGCTTACTTTTGGGTAATTTATTCTTCAATACTGGTTTTTATTTTTTCATTGAAGTATTTAAAACTTGCATCAAATTCTTCAAAAGTTACTGTCTCCCAGGATGCCTGCTAA